In the Jatrophihabitans endophyticus genome, one interval contains:
- a CDS encoding arsenate reductase/protein-tyrosine-phosphatase family protein, translating to MSFDVLFVCTGNLCRSPMAERLMLARLRVGADVRVHSAGTRAAVGRGMDQPSAQVLRELGGDPEGHVAVQLQPGDVERAGLILTATSEHRSRVVQETPRAMRRAFTVREFARLGARVEPPESLVAQVAAVAAQRGYVDPPEAGADEILDPIGQSAAFVQEVGRQLDDSVAEVVRILGLDR from the coding sequence GTGAGCTTCGACGTGCTGTTCGTGTGCACCGGCAACCTGTGCCGATCCCCGATGGCCGAGCGACTGATGCTGGCGCGGCTGCGGGTGGGCGCCGACGTACGGGTGCACAGCGCCGGTACTCGCGCCGCCGTCGGCCGCGGCATGGACCAGCCCTCGGCGCAGGTGCTGCGCGAGCTCGGCGGCGACCCGGAGGGCCACGTGGCCGTGCAGCTGCAACCGGGCGACGTCGAGCGAGCCGGGTTGATCCTGACGGCCACGTCGGAGCACCGGTCGCGCGTGGTGCAGGAGACGCCGCGCGCCATGCGGCGCGCCTTCACCGTGCGGGAGTTCGCGCGGCTCGGCGCGCGCGTGGAGCCGCCGGAGTCACTCGTCGCGCAGGTGGCGGCCGTGGCCGCCCAGCGCGGGTACGTCGACCCGCCCGAGGCGGGCGCCGACGAGATCCTCGACCCGATCGGGCAGTCCGCCGCGTTCGTGCAGGAGGTCGGCCGGCAGCTCGACG
- a CDS encoding heat shock protein transcriptional repressor HspR encodes MTRHQPPPEDAPVYVISIAAELAGMHAQTLRQYDRLGLVTPGRTAGGGRRYSLRDVALLREVQRLSQDEGVNLAGIKRIIELESHVDALRLRVKELADELDHARAELAARSGASTALVVWQPQPARRRRR; translated from the coding sequence GTGACCCGGCACCAGCCACCGCCCGAGGACGCGCCGGTCTACGTCATCTCGATCGCGGCGGAGCTGGCCGGCATGCACGCGCAGACGCTGCGCCAGTACGACCGGTTGGGGTTGGTCACCCCGGGCCGGACCGCCGGCGGCGGCCGCCGCTACTCGCTGCGCGACGTCGCGTTGCTGCGCGAGGTGCAGCGCCTGTCGCAGGACGAGGGCGTCAACCTCGCGGGCATCAAGCGCATCATCGAGCTCGAGTCCCACGTCGACGCGCTGCGGCTGCGGGTCAAGGAGCTCGCCGACGAACTCGACCACGCGCGGGCCGAGCTGGCTGCCCGCTCGGGCGCCTCGACCGCGCTCGTGGTCTGGCAGCCGCAGCCCGCCCGGCGTCGCCGTCGCTGA
- the dnaJ gene encoding molecular chaperone DnaJ, giving the protein MANVEKDYYAALGVAKDASQSEVKKAYRKLARDNHPDTHPGDTAAEGRFKDVSEAYGVLSDTAKRAEYDEQRALFAGGGPRFGGGGGGFPGGGASQSFDMSDLFGGQSGNINDLFDGLFGGGGGGRTRTTSGPRRGRDVNATVDLGFDEAVRGTTLPLKLSSPGACRNCHGSGARPGTTPRRCPTCGGSGSVVRNQGGFGFSEPCVECRGTGQLIDDPCPVCAGSGTTTETRTITVRIPAGVRDGAKVRVPGKGTPGANGGPAGDLFVTVAVGTHRLFGRAGNDLTLAVPISFTEAALGTTLRVPTLDAPVSLRIAPGTPSGRTLRVRGRGVPTKSGAGDLLVTVEVAVPPELDDTARAALQAYAATQAGDPRPEITAALGAATGSAP; this is encoded by the coding sequence GTGGCCAACGTGGAGAAGGACTACTACGCGGCGCTCGGCGTCGCCAAGGACGCGTCGCAGTCGGAGGTCAAGAAGGCCTACCGCAAGCTGGCCCGCGACAATCATCCCGACACCCATCCCGGGGACACCGCGGCGGAGGGCCGGTTCAAGGACGTCTCCGAGGCCTACGGCGTGCTGTCGGACACCGCGAAGCGGGCCGAGTACGACGAGCAGCGCGCGCTGTTCGCCGGCGGCGGACCGCGCTTCGGGGGCGGCGGCGGGGGGTTCCCGGGCGGGGGCGCGTCGCAGTCGTTCGACATGTCCGACCTGTTCGGTGGGCAGAGCGGCAACATCAACGACCTGTTCGACGGGCTGTTCGGCGGGGGTGGCGGGGGCCGTACCCGCACGACGTCGGGGCCGCGGCGCGGCCGTGACGTGAACGCGACCGTCGATCTCGGGTTCGACGAGGCCGTCCGCGGCACCACGCTGCCGCTGAAGCTCTCCTCCCCGGGGGCGTGCCGCAACTGCCACGGCAGCGGCGCGCGCCCCGGCACGACACCGCGGCGCTGCCCGACGTGTGGCGGCAGCGGCTCGGTGGTGCGCAACCAGGGCGGGTTCGGGTTCAGCGAGCCGTGCGTCGAGTGCCGGGGCACCGGTCAGCTCATCGACGACCCGTGCCCGGTGTGCGCGGGGTCGGGCACGACGACCGAGACGCGGACCATCACCGTCCGCATCCCCGCGGGCGTGCGTGACGGCGCGAAGGTCCGCGTGCCGGGCAAGGGCACGCCGGGGGCCAACGGCGGTCCGGCCGGCGACCTGTTCGTCACCGTCGCGGTGGGCACGCACCGGCTGTTCGGCCGGGCGGGCAACGACCTGACGTTGGCGGTGCCGATCAGCTTCACCGAGGCGGCGCTCGGAACGACGCTGCGGGTGCCGACGCTGGACGCGCCCGTGAGCCTGCGGATCGCCCCGGGGACGCCGTCCGGACGTACCCTTCGCGTGCGGGGCAGGGGCGTGCCGACCAAGAGCGGCGCCGGCGACCTGCTCGTGACCGTGGAGGTTGCCGTGCCGCCCGAGCTCGACGACACCGCCCGCGCCGCGCTGCAGGCGTACGCGGCCACGCAGGCCGGGGATCCGCGCCCGGAGATCACGGCCGCATTGGGGGCGGCGACCGGGAGCGCCCCGTGA
- a CDS encoding nucleotide exchange factor GrpE: protein MTSAEGARPAEPEEPPIRFTDNRKIRIDDDAPPAAPAAGGPPADAAPSADETAAPSTQAEPDVPTVPLEDLQRLSAEYTNYRRRAERERLAAGEVATGKVVTELLPVLDDLDRAKAHGDLTGALKAVADKLDAVFGKLGVAAFGEVGDPFDPSRHEAVMHDESDAVTVPTCTTVMRQGYLLGDRLVRPAMVGVSDPVGGAGPEVADAIEDATAGAERHTTEADDAAEQPQQSN from the coding sequence GTGACCTCGGCAGAAGGCGCTCGCCCGGCCGAGCCGGAGGAGCCACCGATCCGCTTCACCGACAACCGCAAGATCCGCATCGACGACGACGCTCCGCCCGCGGCTCCGGCCGCGGGCGGCCCGCCCGCGGACGCCGCCCCGTCGGCCGACGAGACAGCGGCACCGTCGACGCAGGCCGAACCGGACGTGCCCACCGTCCCGCTGGAGGACCTGCAGCGGCTCTCGGCCGAGTACACCAACTACCGGCGACGCGCCGAGCGCGAGCGGCTGGCGGCAGGGGAGGTCGCGACCGGCAAGGTCGTCACCGAGCTGCTCCCGGTGCTCGACGACCTCGACCGCGCCAAGGCGCACGGCGACCTGACCGGCGCGCTGAAGGCGGTGGCCGACAAGCTCGACGCCGTCTTCGGCAAGCTCGGCGTGGCCGCGTTCGGCGAGGTAGGCGATCCGTTCGACCCGTCCCGGCACGAGGCCGTCATGCACGACGAGAGCGACGCCGTCACGGTGCCGACCTGCACCACGGTCATGCGGCAGGGTTACCTGCTCGGCGACCGGCTCGTCCGTCCCGCCATGGTCGGGGTCAGCGACCCGGTCGGCGGCGCGGGCCCGGAGGTCGCCGACGCGATCGAGGACGCCACCGCCGGCGCCGAACGCCACACGACCGAGGCCGACGACGCAGCAGAGCAACCCCAGCAGAGCAACTGA
- the dnaK gene encoding molecular chaperone DnaK, whose translation MARAVGIDLGTTNSAVAVLSGGEPEVIANAEGARTTPSVVAFAKNGEVLVGEVAKRQAVTNVDRTIRSVKRHIGEGDWTVKIDAKDYTPQEISARVLQKLKRDAESYLGEDVTDAVITVPAYFSDAQRQATKEAGQIAGLNVLRIVNEPTAAALAYGLDKGETDQTILVFDLGGGTFDVSLLEIGDGVIEVKATNGDNHLGGDDWDQRIIDWLVDKFRSGHGIDLTKDKMAMQRLREAAEKAKVELSSSSSTSINLPYITQDAEKNPLFLDETLSRAEFQKITSDLLERTKQPFNNVIKDAGISLGQIDHVVLVGGSTRMPAVTELVKELTGGKEPNKGVNPDEVVAVGAALQAGVLKGDVKDVLLLDVTPLSLGIETKGGIMTKLIERNTTIPTKRSEIFSTAEDNQSSVQIQVYQGERDIAAYNKRLGVFDLDNLPPAPRGVPQIEVTFDIDANGIVHVSAKDRATNREQGMTITGGSGLTKDEIDQMMKDAEAHAAEDAERRDQAEVRNSAEGLQFTTEKFLTENGDKIPADKKTELEAALEELRTQLQGADYDGIKAAQEKLSTLATETGGAMYAAAQAETDAAGGAAGAGAGPDFSKPADAGDDTVVDAEVVDEGPAEENK comes from the coding sequence ATGGCACGAGCCGTCGGCATCGACCTCGGCACCACGAACTCCGCCGTCGCCGTCCTGAGCGGCGGCGAGCCGGAGGTCATCGCCAACGCCGAGGGCGCCCGCACCACCCCCAGCGTCGTCGCGTTCGCGAAGAACGGCGAGGTCCTCGTCGGTGAGGTCGCGAAGCGCCAGGCCGTCACCAACGTCGACCGCACCATCCGCTCGGTCAAGCGCCACATCGGCGAGGGCGACTGGACGGTCAAGATCGACGCCAAGGACTACACCCCCCAGGAGATCAGCGCCCGCGTGCTGCAGAAGCTCAAGCGCGACGCCGAGTCCTACCTCGGCGAGGACGTCACCGACGCGGTGATCACCGTCCCCGCCTACTTCTCCGACGCGCAGCGCCAGGCCACCAAGGAGGCCGGCCAGATCGCCGGCCTGAACGTCCTGCGCATCGTCAACGAGCCGACCGCGGCCGCGCTGGCCTACGGCCTCGACAAGGGCGAGACCGACCAGACCATCCTCGTCTTCGACCTCGGTGGCGGCACCTTCGACGTGTCGCTGCTCGAGATCGGCGACGGCGTCATCGAGGTCAAGGCCACCAACGGCGACAACCACCTCGGCGGTGACGACTGGGACCAGCGCATCATCGACTGGCTGGTCGACAAGTTCCGCAGCGGCCACGGCATCGACCTGACCAAGGACAAGATGGCGATGCAGCGGCTGCGCGAGGCCGCCGAGAAGGCGAAGGTCGAGCTCAGCTCGTCGTCGTCGACCTCGATCAACCTGCCCTACATCACGCAGGACGCCGAGAAGAACCCGCTGTTCCTGGACGAGACGCTCTCGCGCGCCGAGTTCCAGAAGATCACCAGCGATCTGCTCGAGCGCACGAAGCAGCCGTTCAACAACGTCATCAAGGACGCCGGCATCAGTCTCGGCCAGATCGACCACGTCGTGCTCGTGGGTGGATCCACCCGCATGCCGGCCGTGACCGAGCTGGTCAAGGAGCTCACCGGCGGCAAGGAGCCCAACAAGGGCGTCAACCCCGACGAGGTCGTCGCCGTCGGCGCGGCCCTGCAGGCCGGCGTGCTCAAGGGCGACGTCAAGGACGTCCTGCTGCTCGACGTCACGCCGCTGTCCCTCGGCATCGAGACCAAGGGCGGCATCATGACCAAGCTGATCGAGCGCAACACCACGATCCCGACCAAGCGTTCGGAGATCTTCTCGACCGCCGAGGACAACCAGTCCAGCGTCCAGATCCAGGTCTACCAGGGCGAGCGCGACATCGCGGCCTACAACAAGCGCCTCGGCGTCTTCGACCTGGACAACCTGCCGCCGGCGCCCCGCGGCGTGCCGCAGATCGAGGTCACCTTCGACATCGACGCCAACGGCATCGTCCACGTGTCGGCCAAGGACCGCGCCACCAACCGCGAGCAGGGCATGACGATCACCGGCGGCTCGGGCCTCACCAAGGACGAGATCGACCAGATGATGAAGGACGCCGAGGCCCACGCGGCCGAGGATGCCGAGCGTCGCGACCAGGCCGAGGTCCGCAACTCCGCCGAGGGGCTGCAGTTCACGACCGAGAAGTTCCTCACCGAGAACGGCGACAAGATCCCGGCCGACAAGAAGACCGAGCTCGAGGCCGCGCTCGAGGAGCTGCGCACGCAACTGCAGGGCGCCGACTACGACGGCATCAAGGCGGCGCAGGAGAAGCTCTCCACGCTCGCGACCGAGACCGGCGGCGCCATGTACGCGGCGGCGCAGGCCGAGACCGACGCCGCCGGCGGTGCCGCCGGTGCCGGCGCCGGCCCGGACTTCTCCAAGCCGGCCGACGCGGGCGACGACACCGTCGTCGACGCCGAGGTCGTGGACGAGGGACCGGCTGAGGAGAACAAGTGA
- a CDS encoding heterodisulfide reductase-related iron-sulfur binding cluster: MAENWFVDWEYHPVGWWRIGIAVAMLVVTVAIAGRRIAWLVRLIRSGKKDDSRLEGIEQRARDQVVEVFGQKKLLKWNVPGVAHFFTFWGFIVLGATIVEAYGALIVSRDFAFPIFGRARWFGFLEDFFGLAVLLGIVYFAINRLRNAPERKKRDSRFYGSHNGPAWMVLGFIALVVVTLFMYRGAQSASGHFPWGDSKAPFVSWAIGKALPDGAYLTGFETFWIIAQMAVIFAFSVLVVYSKHLHIGTAPLNVLTKREPNALGPLLPVKDDEGKAIDFADVENLSEDTVFGKGKIEDFTWKGYLDFATCTECGRCQSQCPAWNTGKPLSPKLVIMNLRDHLFAKAPYIFGREVPEDAEPSFSDEGVEHVHGVPESGFERVQGSGIEQALRPLVGDAASGGVIDPDVLWSCTTCGACVEQCPVDIEHIDHIVDMRRYQVLIESAFPSEAGVMLRNIENKGNPWGMSNNGRSEWFSDLSFEVRQAEPGTKLDADIEYLFWVGCAGALEDRSKKVTVAFAELLHTAGVEFAVLGQGESCTGDPARRLGNEFLFQMQGMQNVETLNSIERAGPLKIVATCPHCFNTIANEYPQLGGHYEVVHHTQLLGKLVDEGKLVPVETVDKNVTYHDPCYLGRHNKVYTPPREVLGAIQGLKSQEMHRCKDRGFCCGAGGARFWMEEKLGKRVNVERTEEALSWDPDVISTACPFCMVMLSDAVAAKVGEGEAREDVAVLDVAQLLRQSLGAPPAPPAAETVDDPAPDPDPTPDPEPAAG, from the coding sequence ATGGCGGAGAACTGGTTCGTCGACTGGGAGTACCACCCGGTCGGGTGGTGGCGGATCGGCATCGCCGTCGCGATGCTCGTCGTCACCGTCGCGATCGCCGGCCGTCGCATCGCCTGGCTGGTGCGCCTCATCCGCTCGGGCAAGAAGGACGACTCGCGCCTCGAGGGCATCGAGCAGCGCGCCCGCGACCAGGTCGTCGAGGTGTTCGGCCAGAAGAAGCTGCTCAAGTGGAACGTGCCGGGCGTCGCGCACTTCTTCACGTTCTGGGGCTTCATCGTCCTCGGCGCGACCATCGTCGAGGCCTACGGCGCCCTGATCGTCAGCCGCGACTTCGCCTTCCCGATCTTCGGACGGGCCCGCTGGTTCGGCTTCCTCGAGGACTTCTTCGGCCTCGCCGTGCTGCTGGGCATCGTCTACTTCGCGATCAACCGGCTGCGCAACGCGCCGGAGCGCAAGAAGCGCGACAGCCGCTTCTACGGCTCGCACAACGGGCCGGCGTGGATGGTGCTGGGCTTCATCGCCCTGGTCGTCGTGACCCTGTTCATGTACCGCGGCGCGCAGTCGGCCTCGGGGCACTTCCCGTGGGGCGACTCCAAGGCGCCGTTCGTGTCGTGGGCGATCGGCAAGGCGCTGCCCGACGGCGCGTACCTCACCGGCTTCGAGACGTTCTGGATCATCGCCCAGATGGCGGTCATCTTTGCCTTCTCGGTGCTCGTCGTGTACTCCAAGCACCTGCACATCGGCACGGCACCGCTGAACGTCCTGACCAAGCGCGAGCCGAACGCGCTCGGCCCGCTGCTCCCGGTGAAGGACGACGAGGGCAAGGCGATCGACTTCGCCGACGTCGAGAACCTCTCCGAGGACACCGTCTTCGGCAAGGGCAAGATCGAGGACTTCACGTGGAAGGGCTACCTCGACTTCGCGACCTGCACCGAGTGCGGTCGGTGCCAGTCGCAGTGCCCGGCGTGGAACACCGGCAAGCCGCTGTCGCCGAAGCTCGTGATCATGAACCTGCGCGACCACCTGTTCGCGAAGGCGCCGTACATCTTCGGACGCGAGGTGCCGGAGGACGCCGAGCCGAGCTTCTCCGACGAGGGCGTCGAGCACGTCCACGGTGTGCCCGAGTCCGGCTTCGAGCGCGTCCAGGGCTCCGGCATCGAGCAGGCGCTGCGCCCGCTCGTGGGCGACGCGGCCTCCGGCGGCGTCATCGACCCCGACGTGCTGTGGTCCTGCACCACCTGCGGCGCCTGCGTCGAGCAGTGCCCCGTCGACATCGAGCACATCGACCACATCGTCGACATGCGTCGCTACCAGGTGCTCATCGAATCCGCGTTCCCGTCCGAGGCCGGCGTCATGCTGCGCAACATCGAGAACAAGGGCAACCCGTGGGGCATGTCCAACAACGGCCGCAGCGAGTGGTTCAGCGACCTGTCCTTCGAGGTGCGGCAGGCCGAGCCGGGCACGAAGCTCGACGCCGACATCGAGTACCTGTTCTGGGTCGGGTGCGCCGGCGCGCTCGAGGACCGTTCCAAGAAGGTCACCGTCGCGTTCGCCGAGCTGCTGCACACTGCGGGCGTCGAGTTCGCGGTGCTCGGCCAGGGCGAGTCGTGCACCGGTGACCCGGCGCGTCGCCTGGGCAACGAGTTCCTGTTCCAGATGCAGGGCATGCAGAACGTCGAGACGCTGAACTCGATCGAGCGGGCCGGGCCGCTGAAGATCGTGGCCACCTGCCCGCACTGCTTCAACACGATCGCCAACGAGTACCCGCAGCTCGGCGGCCACTACGAGGTCGTCCACCACACGCAGCTGCTCGGCAAGCTCGTCGACGAGGGCAAGCTCGTCCCCGTCGAGACCGTCGACAAGAACGTCACCTACCACGACCCCTGCTACCTCGGCCGGCATAACAAGGTCTACACGCCTCCTCGTGAGGTGCTCGGCGCGATCCAGGGCCTCAAGAGCCAGGAGATGCACCGCTGCAAGGACCGCGGCTTCTGCTGCGGCGCCGGCGGCGCACGCTTCTGGATGGAGGAGAAGCTCGGCAAGCGCGTCAACGTCGAGCGCACCGAGGAGGCGTTGAGCTGGGACCCGGACGTCATCTCGACCGCCTGCCCGTTCTGCATGGTCATGCTGTCCGACGCCGTCGCGGCGAAGGTCGGCGAGGGCGAGGCCCGCGAGGACGTCGCGGTGCTCGACGTCGCACAGCTGCTGCGCCAGTCGCTCGGCGCACCGCCGGCCCCGCCGGCGGCGGAGACCGTCGACGACCCCGCACCCGACCCGGACCCGACGCCCGACCCGGAGCCCGCGGCCGGCTGA
- a CDS encoding SigE family RNA polymerase sigma factor — MGSAADFDAYVQQHGDALLRFAVTLTGDPRLAEEIVQDVLLRAFQRWERITVLERPHAYVRRMVVNEHVSWRRRWSRLEPRAEVEPAVAVSDDGASRDDRAELVAEIVRLPRRQRAVLAMRYFEDLPDDEIAAALGCSRATVRSIAARALAALRVRMTEADPSDPHPSRDPAPRAKEATR; from the coding sequence ATGGGATCCGCGGCGGACTTCGACGCGTACGTCCAGCAGCACGGCGACGCGCTGCTGCGCTTCGCGGTGACGCTGACCGGCGATCCTCGCCTCGCCGAGGAGATCGTGCAGGACGTGCTGCTCCGGGCGTTCCAGCGCTGGGAGCGAATCACGGTGCTGGAGCGCCCGCACGCCTACGTCCGGCGCATGGTCGTCAACGAGCACGTCTCGTGGCGCCGGCGTTGGTCGCGGCTCGAGCCGCGCGCCGAGGTCGAGCCCGCGGTGGCGGTGTCCGACGACGGCGCCAGCCGCGACGACCGCGCCGAGCTCGTGGCCGAGATCGTGCGGCTGCCCAGAAGGCAGCGCGCGGTGCTCGCGATGCGCTACTTCGAGGATCTGCCCGACGACGAGATCGCGGCCGCCCTGGGCTGTTCGAGGGCGACCGTGCGCAGCATCGCCGCCCGCGCGCTCGCCGCGCTGCGCGTACGGATGACCGAGGCGGACCCGAGCGACCCGCACCCGTCGCGCGATCCCGCTCCCCGAGCCAAGGAGGCAACCCGATGA
- a CDS encoding transglycosylase domain-containing protein has product MADSRAPRRRPSPTRAQPVDDWNDGDYEDAGFFATRWHKRSLRRRRTKARVAAMSRRRRFGRRVMILSTWALGLVASLMVAAIVLFYTLTDVPRPEDLPRPQVATIQYSDGSTLARIGTEDRTNVHLSQVPEHVRWAVLAAEDRNFYSDSAISIRGTARAALSNISGGDTQGGSGITQQYVKNAYSSVGTERTVWRKLKELMIAVKLSREYSKDQILEYYLNTVYFGRGAYGIQAAARAFFGRDVEKLTTAQGAVLAGLLRAPAYYDPLENKTAAVARWQYVLDGMVKTGHLTGEQQVAMKFPKTQPLRGNGIGVTGWKYLLKDAVLAELARNGISARKIAETGAVIRTTIDKKAQSAALTAIRQNFSDLTKKQRNLKNALVAIRPDDGAVLAYYGGSGPDVKGYDGKVDYNDYATRGTRPPGSSFKPYVLATALTDTVEQAEGKAHYTIKSKVDGSFCRTIEGTKICNDDGDRYLSGPAVSLSNAMKYSLNTTFDLLASETGPDDVASIAHRLGISYTDPNGKKTLVDDKGRTTFGIGIGDYPVTVLDQANGYATLQNRGIRNEAHLVSKVTSSDGAPLYSFAGKRSQAVDKRVANDVTLTLEPIAGYTGVGLANGRQSAAKTGTAGVSGRSKDNSDAWMVGYTPQVSAAVWVGTGYSKPIYNSAGNPLYGKGLPAQTWKTFMDTYLRGSKKMSMAEDQQVAANGKKPAPKPTYTAPVYTPSPTDSSDETSTSPSTEAPSTTAAPSTTSPPSTPSRTRTRTSSPTPTNTCGGLLGRPCSTSPGG; this is encoded by the coding sequence GTGGCCGACTCGCGCGCGCCGCGACGCCGACCCAGCCCCACCCGGGCGCAACCCGTCGACGACTGGAACGACGGCGACTACGAGGACGCCGGATTCTTCGCCACCCGCTGGCACAAGCGCTCGCTGCGGCGCCGGCGGACGAAGGCCCGCGTCGCGGCGATGTCCCGCCGCCGCCGCTTCGGCCGGCGCGTGATGATCCTGTCGACCTGGGCGCTCGGCCTCGTCGCGTCGCTGATGGTGGCCGCGATCGTGCTCTTCTACACGCTCACGGACGTCCCGCGGCCCGAGGACCTGCCCCGTCCGCAGGTCGCCACGATCCAGTACTCCGACGGCTCGACGCTCGCGCGCATCGGCACCGAGGACCGCACGAACGTCCACCTGAGCCAGGTCCCCGAGCACGTGCGGTGGGCCGTCCTGGCCGCCGAGGACCGCAACTTCTACAGCGACTCCGCGATCTCGATCCGGGGCACGGCGCGGGCCGCGCTGTCCAACATCTCCGGCGGCGACACGCAGGGTGGCTCCGGCATCACGCAGCAGTACGTGAAGAACGCCTACTCCAGCGTGGGCACCGAGCGCACCGTGTGGCGCAAGCTCAAGGAGCTCATGATCGCGGTCAAGCTCTCGCGCGAGTACAGCAAGGACCAGATCCTCGAGTACTACCTCAACACCGTCTACTTCGGCCGCGGCGCGTACGGCATCCAGGCGGCGGCCCGCGCGTTCTTCGGCCGCGACGTCGAGAAGCTGACCACCGCGCAGGGCGCGGTGCTGGCCGGTCTGCTGCGAGCGCCCGCGTACTACGACCCGTTGGAGAACAAGACCGCGGCGGTCGCGCGCTGGCAGTACGTCCTCGACGGCATGGTGAAGACCGGTCACCTGACCGGCGAGCAGCAGGTCGCGATGAAGTTCCCGAAGACGCAACCGCTGCGCGGCAACGGCATCGGCGTCACGGGCTGGAAGTACCTGCTCAAGGACGCGGTGCTGGCCGAGCTCGCCCGCAACGGCATCAGCGCCAGGAAGATCGCCGAGACCGGGGCCGTCATCCGCACGACCATCGACAAGAAGGCGCAGAGCGCCGCGCTGACGGCGATCCGGCAGAACTTCAGCGACCTCACCAAGAAGCAGCGCAATCTGAAGAACGCGCTGGTCGCGATCAGGCCGGACGACGGCGCCGTCCTCGCCTACTACGGCGGCAGCGGCCCGGACGTGAAGGGCTACGACGGCAAGGTCGACTACAACGACTACGCCACGCGGGGCACCCGCCCGCCGGGTTCGTCGTTCAAGCCGTACGTCCTCGCCACCGCGCTGACCGACACCGTCGAGCAGGCCGAGGGCAAGGCGCACTACACGATCAAGAGCAAGGTCGACGGCAGCTTCTGCCGCACGATCGAGGGCACCAAGATCTGCAACGACGACGGCGACCGCTACCTCAGCGGGCCCGCGGTCAGCCTGTCCAACGCGATGAAGTACTCGCTGAACACGACCTTCGACCTGCTCGCGTCCGAGACCGGGCCCGACGACGTCGCCTCGATCGCCCACCGGCTCGGCATCTCCTACACCGACCCGAACGGCAAGAAGACGCTCGTCGACGACAAGGGTCGGACGACGTTCGGCATCGGCATCGGCGACTACCCCGTCACCGTCCTCGACCAGGCGAACGGGTACGCGACGCTGCAGAACCGCGGCATCCGCAACGAGGCGCACCTGGTGTCGAAGGTGACGAGCTCCGACGGCGCCCCGCTGTACAGCTTCGCCGGCAAGCGTTCGCAGGCCGTCGACAAGCGAGTGGCCAACGACGTCACGCTCACGCTGGAGCCGATCGCCGGCTACACCGGGGTGGGCCTCGCGAACGGTCGGCAGTCCGCCGCGAAGACGGGCACGGCCGGGGTGAGCGGCCGGTCGAAGGACAACAGCGACGCATGGATGGTGGGCTACACACCGCAGGTGAGCGCCGCGGTCTGGGTCGGGACGGGGTACTCCAAGCCTATCTACAACTCCGCCGGCAACCCGCTCTACGGCAAGGGCCTGCCGGCGCAGACGTGGAAGACCTTCATGGACACCTACCTGCGCGGCTCGAAGAAGATGTCCATGGCCGAGGACCAGCAGGTCGCCGCGAACGGCAAGAAGCCGGCGCCGAAGCCGACCTACACCGCGCCGGTCTACACGCCCTCGCCGACCGACAGCTCCGACGAGACGTCGACGAGCCCGAGCACCGAGGCGCCCAGCACCACCGCCGCGCCGTCCACCACCAGCCCGCCGTCGACGCCGAGCCGCACCCGGACGCGCACTTCCTCGCCGACGCCCACGAACACCTGCGGCGGGCTGCTCGGCCGGCCGTGCTCGACATCGCCCGGCGGTTGA